In Pedobacter heparinus DSM 2366, the following are encoded in one genomic region:
- a CDS encoding RagB/SusD family nutrient uptake outer membrane protein, whose product MKQITYLLMIIACLSASSCKKFLETDPKDFISPENYYQTEEHLNLALNGVYVPLYSRPVYGSVYMGRMNMCADEAFYARQEIGLRTNSHAAGDTELEGIWKSMYTGIDRANALLANLHKPTMDEGKRQIIRGQALFLRGYYYFMLVQNFGGVPLVISPTTSPESAGKPRASVAEVYAQIVKDMEESENLVQPIRTLGFGGKISKSAVRGMLARVNLYMAGYPLNDQSRYAEASKWAKKVIDDPEAAHVLNPDYKNIFIRYANDTYDVSESILEAEFYGNNSNSNNTFGAVGSLIGIATTNTTIGGAYGMHQVTAKMYRKYEPGDDRRDWNISAFNYNATTGAKVFFSQALLDNPPNTNIYTRYAAKFRREYEKVLPKINYNTPQNFPILRFSDVLLMYAEAESQSKGVVTTDAIEAVNKVRRRAWSQGIKNIAVTSGGTGYTTAPSVTISGTGGATATAIISGGVVTAIVLNPDATYGMGAGRGKYASVPTITFSGGGGNGAAAVATIYKTEDANLTNTQTASKESFMEVIRDERMRELAYEALRKPDLIRWGMYMAEMKQTLAMMQSDNAVQPLTASWYTLTYSNVEERNLLYPIPTREITLNQALVQNPGW is encoded by the coding sequence ATGAAACAGATCACTTATTTATTAATGATCATAGCTTGTTTAAGTGCAAGCTCATGCAAAAAATTCCTGGAAACAGACCCTAAGGACTTTATTTCTCCTGAAAACTATTATCAAACAGAAGAACATCTCAATCTGGCTTTAAATGGTGTATACGTTCCACTATATTCAAGGCCCGTATATGGCAGCGTATATATGGGCAGGATGAATATGTGCGCAGATGAAGCGTTTTACGCGCGGCAGGAAATAGGCTTGCGTACCAACTCACATGCCGCCGGTGACACAGAACTGGAAGGCATCTGGAAGAGTATGTATACCGGTATAGATCGTGCCAATGCGCTACTTGCCAACCTGCATAAACCCACAATGGATGAGGGTAAAAGACAGATCATCCGCGGACAGGCCTTATTTTTAAGGGGTTATTATTATTTTATGCTGGTGCAGAATTTTGGTGGTGTACCGCTTGTGATATCGCCTACAACCTCTCCGGAAAGTGCCGGGAAACCGCGTGCATCTGTTGCAGAAGTGTATGCCCAGATTGTTAAAGATATGGAAGAATCTGAAAACCTGGTACAGCCTATACGCACATTGGGCTTTGGCGGCAAGATCAGTAAATCTGCTGTACGTGGTATGCTGGCACGTGTAAACCTTTATATGGCTGGCTATCCGTTAAATGACCAGTCGAGATATGCTGAAGCCAGTAAATGGGCAAAAAAGGTAATAGATGATCCAGAAGCTGCACATGTGCTGAACCCGGATTATAAAAATATTTTTATCCGCTATGCCAATGACACTTATGATGTAAGTGAAAGTATATTGGAAGCCGAATTTTACGGGAACAACTCAAACAGTAACAACACTTTTGGTGCTGTTGGCAGTCTGATCGGAATCGCGACCACAAATACTACAATAGGAGGTGCATATGGTATGCATCAGGTTACGGCAAAAATGTATCGTAAATACGAACCCGGTGATGACCGCAGGGACTGGAACATTTCTGCTTTTAACTATAATGCTACTACCGGTGCCAAGGTGTTTTTTAGCCAGGCGCTTTTAGATAACCCACCAAATACGAATATTTATACCAGATATGCAGCAAAATTCAGAAGGGAATATGAAAAGGTACTGCCAAAAATAAATTACAATACGCCCCAGAATTTCCCTATCCTCCGTTTTTCTGACGTATTATTAATGTATGCAGAGGCAGAAAGCCAATCTAAAGGAGTGGTTACCACTGATGCAATTGAAGCTGTTAATAAAGTAAGGAGAAGGGCTTGGTCGCAGGGGATCAAGAATATTGCGGTCACCAGTGGCGGAACTGGTTATACTACCGCACCTTCGGTTACGATTTCGGGTACGGGTGGTGCTACGGCCACGGCAATAATATCAGGTGGTGTGGTAACTGCTATAGTATTAAACCCCGATGCCACATACGGCATGGGCGCAGGCCGGGGTAAATATGCCTCTGTACCTACTATAACATTTAGCGGAGGGGGCGGAAATGGGGCTGCAGCGGTTGCAACAATATACAAAACAGAGGATGCCAATCTTACGAATACCCAAACCGCGTCTAAAGAAAGTTTTATGGAAGTAATCCGTGATGAACGGATGAGGGAACTTGCCTATGAAGCGCTTAGGAAACCCGATCTGATCCGCTGGGGAATGTACATGGCAGAAATGAAACAGACATTAGCCATGATGCAATCAGACAATGCCGTGCAGCCGCTTACCGCATCATGGTATACCCTAACCTATTCAAATGTAGAAGAGAGGAATCTGTTATATCCTATCCCTACCCGCGAAATTACATTAAATCAAGCCTTAGTCCAAAACCCTGGCTGGTAA
- a CDS encoding DUF5017 domain-containing protein, which produces MKFIYQKLFLVLFILSGCSKFDEVGLPDFEVSTTSSTFKKGTPVEFTFNGNPQLISVYTGETGRDYAYKDGRVMDISSLNLSFNSAVTNSATSNLQTGMFSLLVSTDFNGDYSNITSVENATWTDVTSRLSKLEANTNATSSAATPAAGIALTDLRVAGKPFFIAFKYNIRQQSIYGVWKIWTFQAFSLTATGSAGTQVLGNMTTTAFRVVQKNPEIISRTTATTTALTLQHADLTLNPAAAEIPTQNWLITQGFTNTNKIDYGPDLAIPIQGGTSAVEKKNYTYTFANAGKYKVYFVAANENTKDRKEVVRSIELTITE; this is translated from the coding sequence ATGAAATTTATATATCAAAAACTATTCTTAGTATTATTTATACTATCAGGTTGTTCAAAATTTGATGAGGTGGGCCTGCCTGATTTTGAGGTCAGCACAACCTCATCTACATTTAAAAAAGGTACTCCTGTTGAGTTTACTTTTAATGGAAATCCTCAGTTGATTTCTGTATATACCGGTGAAACTGGCAGAGATTATGCTTATAAAGATGGGAGGGTAATGGACATAAGCAGTCTTAACCTTTCTTTTAACAGTGCAGTAACAAATAGTGCAACAAGCAATCTTCAAACAGGAATGTTTTCCCTTTTGGTTTCTACCGATTTTAATGGTGATTATTCAAATATTACCAGTGTTGAAAATGCTACCTGGACTGATGTAACCAGCAGGTTGAGCAAGCTGGAAGCGAATACGAATGCTACATCCAGTGCGGCCACACCAGCCGCAGGAATAGCACTTACCGATCTTAGGGTAGCAGGAAAACCATTTTTTATTGCTTTTAAGTACAACATCCGTCAGCAAAGCATTTATGGTGTCTGGAAAATATGGACTTTCCAGGCCTTTAGTCTTACCGCTACGGGATCTGCTGGTACACAAGTACTGGGCAATATGACCACTACTGCTTTTCGTGTTGTACAGAAAAATCCCGAGATCATTTCCAGGACTACTGCTACAACTACTGCGCTAACCTTGCAGCATGCAGATCTGACGCTTAATCCCGCAGCTGCAGAGATACCAACACAAAACTGGCTGATCACACAAGGGTTTACAAATACCAATAAGATAGACTATGGTCCCGATCTTGCTATCCCTATACAGGGGGGTACCAGTGCTGTAGAAAAAAAGAACTATACCTACACTTTTGCCAACGCTGGCAAATACAAGGTTTATTTTGTAGCTGCGAATGAGAATACAAAAGACAGAAAAGAAGTGGTAAGGTCAATCGAGCTGACCATTACTGAATAA
- a CDS encoding DUF7594 domain-containing protein codes for MKKVFLFLTIALCFSQCKKAGNTQSAESANSRKQSVTQTPTSLQAAAATDFTVIFIPDTQYYMDEDSHGGTYSMFVKQIDWIIANKTSQNIVYVGGLGDIVDNGNNVSEWNEAKNQYARLSAAGIPYGLSVGNHDQYPNGTPGGNSTAEYNARFGRTEFHNRAHYGGNYLGPSSNNNDSHYDLFTAGGIDFIVIHVEYDATEAHGLSLNNWVDEILAAHSSRKAIVVTHYVINGSGAFSSQASLLYSKIKYRPNLFMMYGGHISARVSNTATTNGNVTRLYLADYQGEPNGGEGFLRILKFRPDLNVVETKSYSPYLNQYLTAANEQFTHTMFTFPYAYPVALNAVADAHVRDGVNGNVNYGTASLIVQRASPAVNSSYKTYLKFDLNSITQPIKSAKLRVFGNSNVTGTGTCTINCYGNGDAWTETGLTWNNAPAVVNVKLASTWVNSLNKYHEFDVTGYVQEQAAGDKIVSLQLNMTANQDKQCNFYSKENAAAANRPQLFIYH; via the coding sequence ATGAAAAAAGTATTCCTGTTTTTAACAATTGCATTGTGCTTTTCACAATGTAAAAAGGCTGGCAACACCCAGTCAGCTGAATCCGCCAACAGCCGTAAACAGTCTGTCACACAAACGCCGACATCACTCCAGGCAGCTGCAGCAACTGATTTTACGGTTATTTTTATACCAGATACCCAGTATTATATGGATGAAGATAGTCATGGAGGCACTTACTCCATGTTTGTCAAACAAATCGATTGGATCATTGCCAATAAAACCAGTCAGAACATCGTTTATGTGGGCGGGCTTGGAGATATTGTAGACAATGGGAATAATGTTTCGGAATGGAATGAAGCAAAAAACCAATACGCGAGGTTATCGGCTGCCGGAATCCCATATGGTTTAAGTGTGGGTAATCATGATCAATATCCAAACGGGACTCCCGGAGGCAATTCCACTGCAGAATACAATGCAAGGTTTGGAAGAACAGAGTTCCATAACCGTGCCCATTATGGCGGCAATTATTTAGGCCCAAGCAGCAACAACAACGATAGCCATTATGATTTATTTACAGCTGGAGGTATTGACTTCATCGTAATCCATGTAGAATACGATGCTACAGAAGCACATGGATTATCGCTGAACAACTGGGTCGACGAAATATTGGCTGCCCACTCGTCACGGAAAGCAATTGTTGTAACGCATTATGTCATCAACGGATCAGGTGCATTTAGTTCCCAGGCTTCATTGTTGTATAGTAAAATCAAATACCGCCCAAACCTGTTCATGATGTATGGTGGCCATATCAGCGCAAGGGTATCCAATACGGCAACAACCAATGGCAATGTTACACGCTTATACCTGGCAGATTACCAGGGAGAGCCGAATGGGGGAGAAGGATTTCTCCGTATACTCAAATTCAGGCCAGATCTCAATGTAGTAGAAACCAAGTCCTATTCCCCATATCTAAACCAGTATCTTACAGCGGCAAATGAACAGTTTACCCATACCATGTTTACCTTTCCCTATGCTTATCCCGTTGCACTCAATGCTGTTGCAGATGCACATGTAAGAGACGGCGTTAATGGGAATGTAAACTATGGCACCGCCTCATTGATCGTACAGCGCGCCAGCCCCGCAGTAAACAGCTCTTATAAAACCTATCTTAAATTTGACTTAAACAGCATTACCCAACCCATTAAAAGTGCAAAACTCCGGGTATTTGGCAATTCCAATGTAACAGGTACAGGAACCTGCACCATTAATTGTTACGGCAATGGCGATGCATGGACCGAAACCGGGCTTACCTGGAACAATGCCCCTGCTGTAGTCAACGTCAAGCTCGCATCAACCTGGGTCAACAGCCTGAACAAATACCATGAATTTGATGTAACAGGCTATGTACAGGAGCAGGCAGCCGGAGACAAAATCGTTTCCCTGCAATTGAATATGACCGCAAACCAGGACAAGCAATGTAATTTCTATAGTAAAGAAAATGCTGCAGCTGCCAACAGACCCCAGTTATTTATATATCATTAA
- a CDS encoding Gfo/Idh/MocA family oxidoreductase: MNNRRDFLKLTSIAGAGLLAGCATRNASAGTGIKMHNRNYTQKFNMSGYAAPKLQTVRVGFIGVGNRGTSAVTRMSKIEGVEIKAICDLRPEKAQAAKRNIANTPHRPDLYTGGENEWKKMCERNDIDLVYIATPWNLHTPMAVFSMEHDKHAAVEVPAAETLEECWQLVETSEKTKKHCMMLENCCYDFFELLTLNMARQGFFGEIVHAEGAYLHDLLDENFSKTQYQGMWRLKDNYKSGNLYPTHGLGPVAQAMDINRGDKMDYLVSVSSNDFMMAAKANELAAKDDFYKEFAGKSFRGNMNVTTIRTSKGKTIMIQHDVTSPRPYSRLHTISGTKAIAQKYPLPARIATNHLNWVTPEEMKVLEERYQPAIVKKIGEMAKKVGGHGGMDFMMDWRLIDCLRNGLPLDMDVYDAATWSSIKPLSEISVANRSNSIDVPDFTGGSWKTNKQVDLTLSHLK, from the coding sequence ATGAACAATAGAAGAGATTTTTTAAAACTGACCAGCATTGCAGGGGCAGGGCTTCTTGCAGGATGCGCTACCAGAAATGCAAGTGCTGGTACTGGTATAAAAATGCATAACCGGAATTATACCCAAAAATTCAACATGTCTGGCTATGCTGCCCCAAAATTACAAACCGTTCGCGTTGGTTTTATAGGAGTAGGTAACCGGGGAACTTCAGCAGTAACAAGGATGAGTAAAATAGAAGGTGTAGAAATCAAAGCCATATGCGATTTACGACCTGAAAAAGCTCAGGCTGCCAAAAGAAATATCGCAAATACCCCACATAGGCCAGATCTTTATACCGGAGGGGAAAACGAATGGAAAAAAATGTGCGAACGCAATGATATCGACCTGGTTTACATCGCTACACCATGGAATTTACATACCCCCATGGCAGTATTCTCCATGGAACATGATAAGCATGCTGCTGTGGAAGTGCCTGCAGCCGAAACGCTTGAAGAGTGCTGGCAATTGGTCGAAACTTCTGAAAAGACAAAAAAGCATTGCATGATGCTGGAAAACTGTTGTTATGATTTCTTTGAACTGCTTACTTTAAATATGGCACGTCAGGGTTTCTTTGGCGAGATTGTTCATGCAGAAGGCGCTTATTTACATGATCTGCTGGATGAAAACTTCTCCAAAACACAGTATCAGGGCATGTGGCGTTTAAAAGACAATTACAAAAGCGGTAACTTATATCCTACACATGGGTTAGGGCCTGTTGCACAGGCAATGGACATTAACCGGGGCGATAAGATGGATTATCTGGTATCAGTATCCAGTAATGATTTTATGATGGCCGCAAAGGCTAATGAACTTGCTGCAAAGGATGATTTTTATAAAGAATTTGCTGGCAAAAGTTTCCGGGGAAATATGAATGTAACCACCATCCGGACCAGTAAGGGTAAAACCATTATGATCCAGCACGATGTAACCTCACCACGCCCTTATTCAAGGTTACACACCATCAGCGGTACCAAAGCCATCGCCCAGAAATACCCGCTTCCTGCACGCATTGCCACCAATCATTTAAACTGGGTAACACCGGAAGAAATGAAAGTGCTTGAAGAAAGATATCAGCCGGCCATTGTAAAGAAAATTGGTGAAATGGCAAAAAAAGTTGGTGGACATGGGGGGATGGACTTCATGATGGACTGGCGCCTGATCGATTGTTTGCGCAACGGTTTGCCTTTGGACATGGACGTATATGATGCGGCTACCTGGAGCTCGATAAAGCCATTAAGTGAAATATCAGTAGCCAACCGTTCCAATTCTATTGATGTGCCCGATTTTACAGGTGGTTCATGGAAAACGAACAAACAGGTTGACCTTACCTTAAGTCATCTTAAGTAA
- a CDS encoding SRPBCC family protein, whose amino-acid sequence MENPYVEVQMLIRKPASEVFEAFIDPEITKNFWFTRGSGKLEEGRTITWEWEMYNVSSQVFVKEILPNQKISVQWDQYQTTVDFEFKPLGEDSTYVTIKQYGFKTTGAELLAEINGASGGFTTVIDGLKAYMEHGINLNLIADKFAKLA is encoded by the coding sequence ATGGAAAATCCTTATGTTGAAGTGCAGATGCTGATCAGAAAGCCGGCATCTGAAGTCTTTGAAGCATTTATTGATCCTGAGATCACTAAAAATTTCTGGTTTACCAGGGGAAGCGGAAAACTGGAAGAGGGCAGAACAATTACCTGGGAATGGGAAATGTACAATGTTTCGAGCCAGGTATTTGTTAAAGAAATTTTGCCAAACCAAAAAATATCGGTTCAATGGGATCAATACCAGACAACTGTTGATTTCGAGTTTAAGCCTTTAGGGGAGGATTCTACTTATGTTACGATTAAACAATATGGATTTAAAACTACAGGCGCTGAGTTGCTGGCAGAGATCAATGGGGCAAGTGGTGGCTTTACCACTGTAATAGATGGATTAAAAGCTTATATGGAACATGGTATCAATTTGAATTTGATTGCAGATAAATTTGCTAAACTAGCTTAA
- a CDS encoding glycoside hydrolase family 88/105 protein, giving the protein MMKTKGIFLLILNLVLSFGFYKCYGQSSRPAIMETMKKVARWQVDSIKQHGWRHAEDDWTNGTLYTGLMAYAQASGNRSYIDFLRKEVGEKLNWQITKDSLRYFADFYCVGQLYTELYLLEKQPRTIKDFRQLADTLLARPHTESLEWINKINRREWAWCDALFMGPPALALLAKATGNTQYLDLSNKLWWKTTAYLYDKEEHLFYRDSRFFDRKEANGKKVFWARGNGWVMGGMARLLDNMPANYPDRPKYIQLFKEMAGKIKTLQQADGSWRTSLLDPESYPSKETSGTAFYCYALAWGINHKILDAKTYLPVVRKAWHALTTSITATGMLGNVQPIGNKAKAEIKADDTEVYAIGGFLLAGTELMKLTN; this is encoded by the coding sequence ATGATGAAAACAAAGGGTATTTTTCTGTTGATTTTAAATTTGGTGCTGAGTTTTGGTTTTTACAAATGCTATGGACAAAGCAGTCGGCCCGCCATAATGGAGACCATGAAAAAAGTAGCCAGATGGCAGGTAGACAGCATTAAACAGCATGGCTGGCGACATGCAGAAGACGACTGGACCAATGGTACCCTTTACACCGGCCTGATGGCGTACGCCCAGGCATCTGGCAACCGTTCCTATATTGATTTTTTGCGTAAGGAGGTTGGCGAAAAACTAAACTGGCAGATCACCAAAGACTCTTTGCGTTATTTCGCCGATTTCTATTGTGTAGGCCAGCTGTACACTGAGCTTTACCTTCTGGAAAAACAGCCCCGGACGATCAAAGATTTTCGGCAACTGGCCGACACCCTGCTGGCACGGCCGCATACAGAATCGCTGGAATGGATCAATAAAATCAACAGAAGGGAATGGGCCTGGTGTGATGCCCTGTTTATGGGCCCGCCTGCCCTTGCCCTTCTGGCCAAAGCTACCGGCAATACCCAATACCTTGACCTGAGCAATAAACTCTGGTGGAAAACGACAGCTTATCTTTATGATAAGGAAGAACATTTATTTTATCGCGACAGCAGGTTTTTTGACAGAAAAGAAGCCAATGGTAAAAAGGTATTCTGGGCACGCGGCAATGGCTGGGTAATGGGCGGTATGGCAAGGCTGCTGGACAATATGCCGGCAAATTATCCCGACCGGCCGAAATATATACAGCTCTTTAAAGAAATGGCCGGTAAAATAAAAACATTGCAGCAAGCCGATGGAAGCTGGCGCACCAGTTTGCTCGATCCGGAATCGTACCCTTCAAAAGAGACCAGCGGCACTGCGTTTTACTGTTATGCTTTGGCATGGGGCATCAACCATAAAATACTGGATGCCAAAACCTATCTGCCCGTAGTAAGGAAAGCATGGCATGCACTTACCACCAGCATAACAGCTACAGGTATGCTGGGCAATGTACAGCCCATTGGCAATAAGGCAAAGGCCGAAATCAAAGCCGATGATACCGAGGTGTATGCCATTGGTGGATTTTTACTGGCGGGAACGGAGCTAATGAAATTAACCAATTAA
- a CDS encoding SDR family oxidoreductase: MNPFSLKDKVIVVTGGTGILGQAFIEAIAAAGGIVGILGRNMEVAQQRAAQVNSMGGKALALKADVLKEEELVTAKDKIWEAYGRIDGLVNAAGGNMPGGVLQPGADIFKLSIPGMREVADLNLWGTLNPTQVFGEAIAQTGSGSIVNISSMAADHAITRVLGYSMAKAAIDNYTKWFATELAIRYGDAIRMNAIAPGFFITEQNRTLLTQPDGSYTERGNLVIKKTPFSRFGNPDELKGALVWLLSEESKFVSGTIIKVDGGFSAFSGV, encoded by the coding sequence ATGAACCCTTTCAGTTTAAAAGACAAAGTAATTGTAGTTACCGGAGGTACCGGAATATTGGGGCAAGCCTTTATTGAAGCCATTGCCGCAGCGGGTGGCATTGTAGGTATACTGGGCCGCAATATGGAGGTAGCCCAACAACGTGCAGCACAGGTAAACAGTATGGGTGGCAAGGCCCTTGCCTTAAAGGCAGATGTATTGAAAGAAGAGGAGCTGGTAACTGCCAAGGATAAAATATGGGAGGCTTATGGCCGGATAGATGGCCTGGTGAATGCTGCAGGCGGCAATATGCCCGGTGGGGTTTTACAGCCGGGGGCAGACATTTTTAAACTGAGTATTCCCGGCATGCGCGAAGTGGCCGATCTGAACCTCTGGGGCACCCTTAATCCTACCCAGGTATTTGGCGAAGCCATTGCCCAAACAGGAAGTGGCAGTATTGTAAATATTTCGTCTATGGCGGCCGATCATGCCATTACCAGGGTACTGGGCTATAGCATGGCCAAAGCAGCGATAGACAATTATACCAAATGGTTTGCAACAGAGCTGGCCATCCGTTATGGCGATGCCATCCGGATGAACGCCATAGCCCCCGGCTTTTTCATTACCGAACAAAACCGGACATTGCTTACCCAGCCAGATGGATCGTATACAGAACGTGGTAATTTGGTGATCAAAAAAACACCGTTTAGCAGGTTTGGCAACCCCGATGAACTTAAAGGCGCACTGGTATGGTTACTGAGTGAAGAATCTAAATTTGTGTCGGGCACCATCATTAAAGTTGACGGTGGTTTTTCTGCATTTAGCGGGGTATAA
- a CDS encoding sialate O-acetylesterase yields the protein MRIPTFILLALCFSLQVAAKVQLPSIFTDNMVLQQQSAVRLWGFAKPNARLSIVGSWDKKAYILQVPASGKWNLKILTPKAGGPYTLGFNDGSLLSLHNILIGEVWLCSGQSNMEMALRGNSSPILNASEIILNADNPSLRLYRVSRAATLAPTAELKGQWMESTSATARDFSALAFQYGQILQKKLKVPVGIILSSTGGTMIEAWMSKNSLNAFPEVKVPESLDPAQAVHKEPTVLYNGMIAPLLGYGIKGFLWLQGESNRHEPELYEKLFPAMVADWRKNWGLGDIPFYYIQIAPYGGTDKTRSGPRLREAQLNAAKIIPNSGMVSALDVGMETDIHFMDKTTLAQRSAYWALGKTYGIKGIGYQSPELKSMEIKGDTAVLTFNYAPYLTSYRKPLTLFEIAGEDKKFYPAKAMIKANQVNVSSQDVARPVAVRYAYKEWVKAELFNNDGLPASSFRTDNW from the coding sequence ATGCGTATACCCACTTTTATCTTGCTGGCTTTATGCTTTAGTCTGCAAGTTGCTGCCAAAGTCCAGTTACCTTCAATCTTTACCGATAACATGGTATTGCAGCAGCAATCGGCAGTAAGGCTATGGGGATTTGCCAAACCCAATGCCAGGCTCAGTATTGTGGGTAGCTGGGATAAAAAGGCCTATATCCTACAGGTTCCGGCCAGCGGCAAATGGAATTTAAAGATACTGACACCTAAGGCCGGCGGCCCTTATACGCTTGGTTTTAATGATGGCAGCCTGCTTAGCCTGCACAATATCCTGATTGGCGAAGTATGGTTATGCTCTGGCCAGTCAAACATGGAAATGGCTTTAAGGGGCAATTCCTCCCCTATATTAAATGCCAGCGAAATTATTCTAAATGCTGATAATCCCAGTCTACGCTTATACCGGGTAAGCAGGGCAGCAACCCTTGCCCCCACAGCTGAGTTGAAAGGACAATGGATGGAATCAACATCAGCAACAGCCCGCGATTTCAGTGCCCTGGCCTTTCAGTATGGTCAGATCCTGCAAAAGAAATTAAAAGTGCCCGTGGGCATCATCTTATCTTCAACAGGGGGTACCATGATTGAGGCCTGGATGAGCAAAAACAGCTTAAATGCCTTTCCTGAAGTTAAAGTGCCGGAAAGTTTAGATCCGGCCCAGGCTGTGCATAAAGAACCCACTGTATTGTACAATGGTATGATTGCACCTCTGCTTGGTTATGGAATAAAAGGTTTTTTATGGCTGCAAGGCGAATCTAACCGGCATGAGCCCGAGCTGTATGAAAAACTTTTTCCAGCAATGGTGGCCGACTGGCGCAAAAACTGGGGCCTCGGTGATATTCCTTTTTATTATATCCAGATTGCCCCTTACGGGGGTACAGATAAAACCCGCAGCGGCCCGCGTTTGCGTGAGGCCCAGCTTAATGCCGCTAAAATAATCCCCAACAGCGGAATGGTCTCTGCCCTGGATGTGGGTATGGAAACCGATATCCATTTTATGGACAAAACCACACTTGCCCAGCGATCGGCCTATTGGGCACTGGGTAAAACTTACGGCATTAAAGGCATCGGCTATCAATCGCCCGAACTGAAAAGCATGGAAATTAAAGGTGACACGGCAGTCCTTACCTTTAACTATGCCCCTTACCTTACCTCGTATCGGAAACCGCTCACTTTATTTGAAATTGCAGGAGAGGACAAAAAATTCTACCCCGCCAAAGCTATGATCAAAGCCAATCAGGTTAACGTAAGCAGTCAGGACGTAGCCAGACCAGTAGCCGTACGATATGCCTATAAAGAATGGGTAAAAGCAGAGTTGTTTAACAACGACGGTTTACCGGCTTCTTCTTTTCGTACCGACAACTGGTAA